One segment of Fusarium oxysporum f. sp. lycopersici 4287 chromosome 15, whole genome shotgun sequence DNA contains the following:
- a CDS encoding hypothetical protein (At least one base has a quality score < 10): MAKYYNWAVFLALFAVSAHGQESPNQQPLSLEVEPIPLQKAANNANGQMTIDDIIPSQDSKGQIKCCPLGTIFNGTACTFKITTTVCPPNTKLKAGACISDKEPECPEGTVLQDEKCISTVDPICQDGARFDGSNCISIQLPSCDTNFKFNGISCISTEKQVCPEGFIDVANVCISNIPPTCPSGERLDGGSCTYSQPPSCPSHMTLEDGLCISKQPPSCNEGFEFNGKSCIYGQNPSCPSGTTFSGRVCISATPPECKVGHYNGWACQAPESPQCVRGSKLVDGVCVMESQDERCRPGFTYNGHACASNKPPGCPSDAVLSKGVCALKEKPACAQGTFNGTVCVVPEPPTCPQGSIFSDDSCISTIPPTCPVNMILRGDSCIQTSNPVCAPGSVCKGDVCITTSTPTCAVGAFKDGKCISASGPACPGQAVFDGTNCISQSSPGCQPGFAFNGTACISHSSPVCLEGDVFDGKICLHSQQPVCPPGTHIQGNGCATQLGPNCPEGFVFSSQGCVAGKLPECPADTTLQGDKCISGQPPACLPGTQLVNGTCVSINGPTCPPGKRAATRRLCHHHRSFMPTWNHAEGQQMCF, encoded by the coding sequence ATGGCAAAATACTACAACTGGGCCGTTTTTCTTGCCTTGTTTGCTGTTTCAGCTCATGGTCAAGAGAGCCCAAACCAACAACCGCTTTCACTAGAGGTGGAACCCATTCCCCTACAGAAAGCAGCCAATAATGCCAATGGCCAAATGACCATTGATGATATTATTCCTTCTCAGGACTCCAAAGGACAGATTAAATGTTGTCCATTGGGAACCATCTTCAACGGCACTGCCTGTACTTTCAAGATAACTACTACTGTCTGCCCTCCCAACACCAAACTCAAAGCTGGTGCTTGTATTTCTGATAAAGAGCCCGAGTGCCCTGAGGGTACAGTTCTACAGGACGAGAAGTGTATCTCAACTGTAGACCCGATTTGTCAGGATGGGGCGCGCTTTGATGGCAGCAATTGTATTTCTATACAGCTTCCCTCCTGCGACACAAACTTCAAATTCAACGGTATCTCTTGTATCTCTACCGAGAAGCAGGTCTGTCCAGAAGGGTTTATTGATGTTGCAAACGTCTGTATATCTAATATACCACCGACATGCCCCAGTGGTGAAAGATTAGATGGAGGATCTTGCACCTATTCCCAGCCACCGTCATGTCCCTCTCATATGACGCTTGAAGACGGCCTCTGCATATCCAAGCAACCTCCCTCTTGCAATGAGGGCTTTGAGTTCAACGGCAAGAGCTGTATTTATGGACAGAATCCTTCGTGTCCGTCTGGAACAACATTCAGTGGACGTGTCTGTATCTCTGCGACACCACCTGAATGCAAAGTCGGTCATTACAATGGCTGGGCTTGCCAAGCTCCTGAGTCTCCTCAATGTGTCCGAGGCTCCAAGCTGGTAGATGGTGTTTGTGTGATGGAGTCTCAAGATGAGAGGTGTCGACCGGGTTTTACGTATAACGGCCACGCATGCGCATCTAACAAACCGCCGGGTTGTCCGTCAGATGCCGTGCTATCAAAGGGGGTCTGTGCCCTCAAAGAGAAACCAGCATGTGCGCAGGGTACATTCAATGGCACTGTCTGCGTTGTGCCTGAGCCTCCCACATGCCCCCAAGGCTCTATTTTCTCAGATGATTCCTGCATTTCCACGATACCGCCGACCTGTCCCGTCAACATGATTCTCCGTGGGGACTCTTGCATACAGACGAGTAACCCCGTGTGTGCTCCAGGCTCGGTGTGCAAGGGTGATGTTTGCATTACGACTAGTACTCCAACATGTGCCGTTGGGGCATTCAAGGATGGTAAATGCATTTCTGCCTCAGGACCAGCTTGTCCAGGCCAGGCCGTCTTTGATGGTACAAACTGTATCTCCCAAAGTAGTCCAGGCTGCCAACCAGGATTTGCATTTAATGGAACAGCTTGCATCTCACACAGCTCGCCAGTGTGCCTAGAAGGCGATGTCTTTGATGGTAAAATCTGCCTTCACAGCCAACAGCCTGTATGCCCTCCAGGGACTCATATCCAAGGCAATGGCTGTGCCACTCAACTGGGACCTAATTGTCCGGAAGGCTttgtcttctcttctcaGGGTTGCGTTGCGGGGAAGCTGCCCGAATGCCCAGCCGATACGACCTTACAGGGGGATAAGTGCATCTCTGGACAGCCACCCGCCTGTCTACCTGGCACACAGCTCGTCAACGGCACCTGCGTTTCGATCAATGGCCCGACATGTCCTCCTGGAAAGCGAGCTGCGACCAGAAGGTTGTGTCACCATCACCGCTCCTTCATGCCCACATGGAACCACGCTGAAGGACAACAAATGTGCTTCTAA